The Pieris brassicae chromosome 3, ilPieBrab1.1, whole genome shotgun sequence genome contains the following window.
CGTAACTTTAGCTCTCTAGTCGCCGAGCTCTGACGCGCCAGTGACTCTCCTTGCAGATACCGCGCGTCCACCCACTACAGGCCGGAGCTGACGCCCACGGAACGAGCGCACAAGCTCACCGCGTTCTTGCACCACGTCGCTACCCTCATACACACCACCGTGCAGGTGAGCGAAGATCACCGTCCAAGCTTGTATTACTCGATCAAACCTTGGGTGGGTTGCCGAACTACGATGACACACGTTTCTCTAAACAGGAGCGCCGCGCAGACTCCGCGGCGCAGGCCTTCTGGATGGCCAACGCCAGCGAGCTGCTGCATTTCCTGAAGTGCGACCGACACATCTGTTCCTTCTCCACGCAGGCGCAGGAGTCGCTCCCCGCCACGGTGCAGAACGCGTTCAGGTGAGCGGGCTACTTACATCTCGCCTCCGCGTCGCCCTCCCGTCGACTCATATCGTGTATCCTTCCTCAGCAACCTGGTGTCGTGCTTCGCGGAGGAACTTCGCGGCGCGGTGTGGGCGCTGGCCCGCGGCGGAGGAGACGACACGGAGGCCACGGCGCCCGTGCTGCAGGCGCTGGCCGCCGCCATGGTGCTGCTGCGGCGTTGTCGGGTGAACGCCGCGCTCACCATTCAGCTGTTCTCGCACCTCTTCCACTTCATCAACGCCATTGCCTTCAACAAGGTTCGCTCTCGCCCTTTCCTCCGTTCTCGAGTGTAATGGAGACGCGTCTGACGCTCGACTCTTTCGACAGCTAGTCTCGGAGCCGAACGACATCACGCCTCGATGGGGCGCCTCGTTGTCCGCTCGCCTGGCGCTGCTCGCGGCCTGGGCCGAGAGACAGGGGCTGGAGCTGGCGGCCGACTGCCACTTGGCGAGGACTCATAGAGCGGGTGAGGGTTAACGCGAGTCGTCCCAGAGCGTGGACCGTTCGCTTCGCTCCACCCACAAATCAATAATACGTATTCGCGTCCCGCAGCTCGTCTGATCCAGGGCGAGTACCGCACGGCGGAGGAAGTGAGAGCCGCCCTGGCGGCCTGTTTCAAGCTCAACTCGGTCCAAGTGCGGGCTCTGCTCTCGCCGCTCCTTCCTCCCGAACTCGTGGAGGCCGCCGTGGCGCACGCGCGGGCCCTCGCGGACGAGCTGTACCGGGCCGACGGAAGAGAGGTGATCCCGAAAGTTCGCGAGCCGAACCGGTCTCCGTTCTGACCCGGCCGTCACGATTCCTTTCTCTGCGAGCAGATCGAGCTGGAGGAGAGCGAGTGGCTGGGCACGGCGCTGTTGATCCCCGGCGACGGCTTCAGCGCGGAAGTGGTGCGCGGCGTGCCGCCCGGCCTGGCCGAGTTCGTGGCGCCGCTGCAGAGGGGCGGGCTGTGTCGTCTGGCGCCTCAGCCGCACGCCGTCGGGCTCTGGACCGTCTACATGCATGCGCACGCCGCGCCGCCCAGGCGCCCGCCCGATCCCACGCCGCAGCTCATCCAGCTGCACAAGAACGCCAACGGCATGGGGCTCAGCATCGTCGCCGCTAAGGTGCGTCTTTCGGTCGCACGTCGCGACGCGTCGGACGACCGTTTAGGACGTTACGCTCTCGATTTATATCCGCAGGGCGCCGGACAGAGCAAACTGGGCATCTACGTCAAGTCCGTGGTCGCCGGAGGAGCCGCGGCTGCCGACGGCCGGTTGGCGGCCGGAGACCAGCTGCTGTCGGTGGACGGTCACTCGCTCGTCGGCATCTCGCAGGAAAACGTACGACGAAAGTTTATCCACCGCTCCGTTCCGTAACTCTGTGACGTCCCTCTGACTATTCGCCGTCACTTCCGCAGGCGGCCGAGTACTTAGTGAGGACGGGCCCGATAGTGACCCTGGAGGTGGCCAAGCAGGGCGCCGTGCTGCACGGCCTCGCGACTCTTCTGCACCAGCCGGCCTACGCGCAGCAACGTCCGGGTAAGTCTTCCTCTGGGCGTCCTCGATCTATTTAAAGAAGGCCGTTCATTTCTCACTCTATCTCGTACTCTAGATGACGACGTACCGTACGAAGACCGCGTGCGTCGAAACTCGGGAACGTTCACGAACCCTCACCCGGCCTTGCTGAAGCAGACGTCGCCTCTCTCGGAACTGGCCACCGCAGGCAAATGGCTCCGACGATATTTTGTTGATTGTTTTGCGATTTCGTTTCAGTTCATTCTAAGTTATCGCTCGTTTTGTGGTTttcgttttctttttttcgGCTTCGTCAGTTTTTAGACCGTTTCGTTAGACCTCGTAGCGTATTAATTGAGAAGAATTTATGATTGCAGGATACGGCCGTCGCCTAAATCGTGATAGATGCCATTTTCTCAGAAACGCATCTTCCGAATCTAGCACGACAGATGACAGCGAAGACATATTATCGCGTTATCGCGGTTCCATACCTAGGCTCGTCGTGACGTCAGATAGAGAAAATAATGAGTCGCAGGACGATTTGACCCCGGATACGTGCGGCCGTTACGCGGAAGCTAACGGCCATCTCGCCGCGCGCCGACGAGTCCCCGTGTTCACTTTTACGTGTGACGGCGACGACGACGACCCCTCTCCGGGAGACACTCACGTCCCGTACGAAACTTCGCCTCCCATCCCGAACCCTCCTCTCTACTGCGAACGTCGGGGCGATGACGGAGAGCGCATCCGTCTTCCACCCCGAATGAAACCCATTAGTACAAAACTCCTGCTAGACATGTGCAAGGCTCGTGTCGAAGAGGAACGCTACGTGCGGAAATGTACGACCGTCGGTGACTGCGTTAGTGCGTGTGATTGTTGCCGTACGCCGCAACCGGAGGCTCCCCGGATACCTTACATCGACGAACCGGACTGCGAGCCGATCATCATCGAAAAAGACGGGACGAACGAGAACATACCCACCCCAAAAATACGTAGAATACTCCCGTCGTTATCCCTCGACGGGTCGGAGGAGAAGAGACCGGCGACCGCCGACGCCACCTGTCAGACTCCGCCTTCGCCGTCCGAAATGGGAACCGAGCTCCTCGTCTCGGCGAAAACGGCTCGACGCAGATTGgaattgaaatttaatgatgaatttaaaaatttacaagacGTTCACTGCAGGTTGAGGAAAACCATTTTCAATATGACCAAATCGTTGTCGAGTAAATCTGATGAAACCGAATACACTTCGACCGCGTCCACGAAAGAAAACtgcaatacaaaattaattaatttacttaaaaaaacaaataatgaaGTCGAGGCGAAACCTGACGATACGGGTTTGGCGTATGCTGAAAATAAAACTTGGAAATCGCCCGACGAATACCGTCCCGCATTCGGCAAAGTCAAAGCTTTAACTAAACGTTTTAATGAGATAAATCTCACGTACTGCGTGAAAAACTACAAAAGGAATTGCCAATCCAGTCCCGACCTGACCCACGCTCGCCACGAGACTTCGCCCGAGCACAGACTGAGCTTACCGGTCAGCGCTAGCTTGGCCGACATATACGACATCCGTTACGAGCGGAGCGCGACCGACACGAGTCTAGGCGAAAGTAAACTGTCAGAAAAAGAAGTAAGGAGCATTCTGATACAGCTCGAAGACTGGTCGAAATTCGGTTCTCGCGGTAGCGAGGACACCCTCGCGCAGGGCAATGAATTCGAATTGCCCAATTTGCCTTCCGAAGATCACACGGAAACAAACGCCTCGATTAATGGGAGTCTCGTGTTCAGTGAAATTGACAAAAAACCAAGAATTATAACGCTCGATAATATAAAGTTGAAATCGGCAAAATCCGGAGTCAGTTCCCCGGTCAAACTAAGCGAAGATTACTGCATAACGGACAATACAGAAAACTGGGACGAATCGCGCGCACCCAGAATCGTGGATGTGGTGCGTCGAGCGCACTCGTCGTCTTCGGACGTGTCGACGTGTCGGCCGTCCGAGCGGACGGACCGGGACGCCGCCCTCGCGACCGGCCGCTTCGAGCTGAGTGCCAGCGACGATTGTCTCAGCTGTCCCGCGTCCTCGCTTCTTTCGACAGACTCCAGTTCGCGTAAGACCTCCCCCCACAGCGCATGAGATAGGTGTGTTGCTGTCCGCACCGTTACgcaattttatatagatatttaaatttgtttcgaATGCGTTCAAcacttttgatttttattatttaagaactAGATTCgtttactttttaagtttCGCACTGGCTTAGTGTACTGTATGTTTGTTATGTCTTTTTGTGAAATTATGGCAAACACGGAGTTGCGGTTTCGCCCTACAATTTAATACGGCACACACGGTGTGTCGACGTCGACGAGTCCACAGAGTATTTATTCTTGCACGAGAACAGACTTGTACactttttctttattgtttccttatttattttcgtaCCTTCATCGTTTGCGTTGCCCggtattagtttttatgaatatgttaattatttaatttaagatcgAACGtcgtaatattattcaaatgcGCCTTTGAAATCTCGCCTACTCGGTTCGCAATAACCCTCGGGTTGCGGCAGGTGGCGCCGGTGGCGGTGTTGCGGGGGGTCGACGTGCATCGGAGCGCGACCTGCCCTCGCGTCTGGCGGCCGAACCCGTCAAACCCAGCAAGAGCACGCCAGCGCTGCATCAGCCTCCCGGCCCGCCGCCGCCGCAGAGTCCGCTGAGCCCGCAGACTCCGCTGAGTCCCGGCGTCAGGGCGACGGCGAGCAAGTCCCGTAGCAGCCACAACCTGTCCTCGCCGCCCGTCGACTCCTTCTACCAAAACCTCGCCTCCGTCCACGACAGAAGAGACAGGTATTCCTCTACGACCTCGGATTAATCTCGAACGTTAGACGCCTTATATTAATTTGCATCCGTCCGTTTCAGTAGGTGGTCTTCCCTCCGGTCGTCCGGCGGAGGCCGGCCTCAGTCGGCTCACTTCGACGAGCATCACGCGGATCTCGACCGACATCAGGTAGAGGAGGTgtttgaaatacatatttttattttatcaatattttttataataaataatattttatatggtatataagttaaaattgTGTAGTGACGGCTATCGGGTCGTTTTTTGTTGACGAATATCAAAATATTCCAGGTGAACCAGGCGAACGCGCGAGCGGCGAAGTTGGCCGAAATGTCCGAAGAGGTGACGAGAAGACAGCAATTACAATATCAGCATATGCAGCAACACTTGCAGCAACAGCAGCAGCAGCAGCATTCGCAACAACAGATGTTCCACAAGCCGGCGACGCCGCAGATGTACGCGCCGGCGGCGTACGACGCCTCTTCGCAGCTGACGAGCCAGCCCGGCCCTCAACCCGTGTCGCACAACATTCCGAGCCCTGGCCTGCAGAGTTTGCAAGGCTCGATGCACGGCTTGCACAACATTCAGGGCTCACAAGCCTTCAATTCCCAAAACCAGCAGCCGACCCCGCAGCTTTACGCCCCGTACGGGCAGCCGCAGCGGTGAGTCCGCCCAGAAAGAactaaatttttttgaaaaatttattagtgTAACGCCATCATTCACGCGTGATCGTGTCCAGGTACGAGTGGGTCCAGGCGGGGCCGCCGTCGCCTCAGCGGTCGCAGCCCCCGGTGGCTCCCAAGCCGCCGGGTCCCCGGAGGCCGGAAATCGATCCCGGCGACCTCGGTCAGCTCTCGCCCGGCACTCCCGCCCGCGTCCGTCCAGACGAAGGTAAACACGACGAGAGCTATCTCGACGCCGGCCGCGAGACCGTCATCGTAATCAATCCGTCAATCGTGTGTGCGGTCACAGAGCAGTACGCGGCGAGCGCCCAGGAGTCGGCGTCGGCTTACGCGACGCACAACCCGTGGCAGCGGGAGGAGCGCGAGCGCCAGGCCGAGGCCAGGCGGGCAGCCGCCCGCGCCCGCCGGGACCACACCGTCGCGCAGCTCCTGGCGCTGGGCGCGGCGCGCACCCCGGCGCAGAGCCAGCAGCTACGAGCTCTGCAGCTCGAGAGGGACTTCGAGCGCCGCGCGACCCAACACCAGACGGTACAGTTCAGAATTTTAAGCGTCAAGCAGTAGAAAGCGTCAGAGCTGTCGGAGTGAGAGTAGGATATAGAACACCTGGTGGGATTCCACTGGTGGCGAGCAAACGTGAACTCACTGTTTTGGTTTACTCACTGTTTCGTCGTTACCTAGGTACGAGGCTATTCCTATAACTTCGATACTTTCCAGTCTTTATAGTAATCGCTCACAGTGTTTAATGCTTTTAAGGTCTACGAAGCCTGACAcccagtaaaatatattaacactataaaacttaattcaaATACATAATGTGACCCGGTTTAGGTAACCATCGTGTGCTGCGACACATAGGCCTCTTCCAGCTGCTACCATTCTTTTCTGATATTAGCTCTTCTTGTCCAAGTTGTGCCTCCTATTCTCTTTATATCGTTTTCTTCGCCCATCTCCTGCTCTGTCTTCCTCTTTTCCTTTTTCCATCGTGTGGTTGCCATTCTGTAATGATTTTGGTCCATTTCAACCTGCTATCTGTCGTCATCTGCCCGGTCCGGCGCCATTTCAATTATTAgccttattttctttataatgtcCTCTACTTTGGTTGTTGATCTTATCCTTTTCGATGTCTCAGTGTTACACCGAACATGCTTCTTTTCATTCACCTTTCATGTTCTCAACTTTAGAAGATGTTTCTGAGATATTCTGGCTGCCGTATGTGACACATGGTAAGATACATAAATTGAACACCTTTTTCTAACAACCATTGGGAAGTCTTTACTTTTAAGTACGCAAGACACTCTTGTTTCTATCTCAAGATATATTTggtcattaaattatatttttaattcagttGCTCAAAAAGTGGCGTATTGCAGGGACGTATAGCGTTCGGGATGTGGGCTTTTTCTTTACCTTTTCCGCACTCGTGTGTTCTCTTTCCCAATTGTCAAAACAatgtctattattaaaaagaaaaaaatcacgaagtttttactaaaaaaaccatagAAGCTTTTATGATTCatgcaaatatttctaaaaaaagctactaatttgtttcaatatcaaaattaatgaTTTGATTCAATAAGTTAGGTTAGATTTCATTTCATCTCACctcattaaatttcatttcatatcGATAAAAAATTCTACTGAAGACTTGGCTGTATGGGCATAGTTCCTTTGCCTACCCAGAATGGttgaagaaaacaaaaaaaaagtctCTGCTTATATTCTTTTACGGTTTGcgccatttttaaaaatgttcttgCGAGTTTAGTTGTTTGTTGCATTAACACTGCCCAAACTCAGTATAATTGCACAAAATGCTTCGGAGAACATTTTACGGGAAAAGTCAAAAAGTCGCTTCATATcataaatttcttatttttttcgcaactgtattaaaaatagttgttcAGTACACGTGCGGAACCGTCATTGCAACTTGTTCCGACAACAGGCTTTTCGcacttttaatgaaatatactatatttgcCCTATATACGTAGTGATACATAGACATATTCGATAGCATCTCCGTCTATTTGTATGgcaagtaaatgtaaatttacaattaatttaacttcttttctgacgttcataagtgtacttgtttaccctTACCTTGTACTTGGTACttgatatgaataaagttagtttgagtttgaatagTTTCTCTATTCGTcattattttcgttttaaGTCCAAGCCCAAGTGGAAAGCCCAACTGTCTTATCAGCTGTTGCAGCATAGTTTGAAGCGTCTTTGTGTTATCTGAAATGAGCACTAATTGGTATCTTAGGTGGTTAAGTTGTCTGCCGTTAATGTTTATGCCGACATTATCCCATTCCAAATTTCTAAATATCCAAAATGGCTGAGAAGAGTTTTGGAGACAAAGGATCGCCACGTCTCACACCCTGGCTATAGGAAATTCTTCACCCGTCGTCTCTAGTTTGATATAAGTCGTGCtacttgtatatatatttctaattatacgtatctttttttttattccttgtTGTATTGAGGCTCTCCAGGGGCAATCGTGTTTTATAGAGATTCGGCTTTACTGTAATCTACAAAAGCGATGTATAGGGtttttacctatataaatatatatgtaattttgatGAAAGGCAATTCATTGCTCCTGTAATACCTGGAAATTTCTCATGGTAACACAGATATGGGTCAGTAGTTTTTAACATCGGCTTTACGACCAGACTTAACTGGAGCTACTTTAGCAACTTTCAGGGATGAAAAGCAGGGACAGCAATTTGGTTGTTAAGAGTGTTGTAATGTGAGgcacaaaagtttttatataaacttcaatattttatttgattatttttagttgATCCAATTTATCTCGCAGGACGAAGGCGGAAACGGCGAAGGCAGCCCCGAAGACGAGTCTCCCCCCTCGGAACCCCTGGTCGAGCGGGACTCGAGGCTTCACGCCCAGTACCCGCAGTTTCCCGCGCCCAAGTCCATTCTGAAGAGCAACACGAGAGCGGAGACGGTCAACGGCTTCCAAACGCACTCGGTACGCACGAGCCTTCGCGCCTTCGCCCGTCACGACCGAATCCGTCATCACAATTTCAATTCCAGAGCTCGAGCGAAGAGAGCCGGATGAGCGAGCTGTCCGTGAACGTGTCCAGCATGTCGGTGTCGGCGGTGACCACGGCGTCCGGCGAGCCCGTCGCGCCCGTCGCCCCGACGCCCCCCGAGCGCGGATCGTCCTTCGCCGTGATGGCCACCAGGCGCCCGCTGTCGCCGCAGTACGTCGCCCCCCGTCCCCGTCCCCCGCTCCCGGGTCGCGTCGAAACCGGCCGATTACAACGACGATCTCTCCGCAGGTCCCCGGCGGGCGCCGGTCGAGACAAGCGCGTGTCCTTCCACGAGCGAGCCTCGGAGCCGCCTCCGGCACCTCCCGCCTCGTCGCCTCCCCCTTTGGACGTCCCCGCCGCACCGAGAGAGGACCCCGACGTGAGTCGTTATGAATATTCGTAAATGACGAACGTCTGACGTTCGTtttctcttttttttattaggacCACATAATTAGGACAAACACATAACATGTGGACACGATCAACGAAATCAAGTAGATACAATATACAGTGTTAatacaaacaacaataaaatttaaaatacaaactataaaagaattaaactatttgaaccaagaaaataaattatcggtCATGGTGATCTGAGGCCAGAGAACCATGAAAAATTTCAAAACTCTGTGCAATTTCATTATGGTAGCGACATAACCTATTAATTGGAGAGTTTCTGGCAACGTTTGTTCGACAATGTGGGATGTGAAAACATCTTCGATTGTACAAACGACTCCCGACCCGAGGAACTTGTATGGATAAACCTTCTAAAATTTCTGGGCAATCCACAAGTCCGTTAATTACCTTAAATAGGTATAGCAAGTCGATGTTTGCCCTACGAACGCTCAGAGATTCCAAGGTATAAAAGTTTACTTCAAATtgcacatttattatttttaaaagataattatatatatatataaatattttcgttttaaGTTATTAACGTAGGACCATATGTATTTCGGATTTTGTTTCAATGTTGAAGCAgcgttttctttaaaagttcATTTCATCATACCTCCGTCTTCATAAATCGAATGTTTGTTTGTCTCTTGGATTGTGGTATTTAAGTTTCTCTTTCGCGCATTTAATTAAGGGTCTACTAAACCAGGGAGGGTAAGATTCACATTTTGGTATGGTGCATGGcgtattttctttcaatattggTAAAGCTTTTGCATAAAAAATTTCCACCATTTGATTTATGTCTCCATTAGATCCCAAAATCTCAGTCCATTATAGATAAGAGAGAGAGACTAGTAAATTTTAGTAAAGtcggatttatttaaatttaaagaggGAATTCTCTTATgcttaagatattttaattgtatttgcgCTACAAGCTCGATTTCAAGTGGGTGGTGACTATCCAAATGTATGAGTGGATTTAGACATTCACTCACATTTACCGTTTTGGGGGAGTTAGTTAGTACTAGATCCAGAGTTCGTTCAGAAGTGTTCCTAACCATATTGCACTGTTTAAGATTGCAAAAGGCGATTGCTAAGAATGAATTTTCCACTGTGCCATGGCTTAGTTTAATCGGTATGCATGAAAAATGTCTTTCGTCGACCTGCCACATAATATTTGTCATATTAAAGTCGCCTAATATTATAGTTGCTTCTTGATTTATTCTGTTACAAATTACATCGGTCATGTTGTTcagaaataattctaaataatcaATACTTACTGGAGAAGGTATGTATACTACACATACTTTGAGGTTGGAACACGTTGCTCCCCTGGTAAAACATATACTCACCCATAAATCCTCACATATAATATTGCTCTTAAATGTGCCGAATGTGAGACAGTCTGAATGTCG
Protein-coding sequences here:
- the LOC123707711 gene encoding afadin isoform X3 is translated as MVIDAVTRKMDAADKRMLDREALRNMIQQWNANRLDLFELSEPNENLEFHGVMRFYFQDSGQKIATKCIRVASDATVIDVIGTLIEKFRPDMRMLSLGSYTLWETHAPGDERQLEPHEKPLLVQLNWHADDREGRFLLKCCSQPDMPLSSINEKGDQNFKRKLSKREKKELKKKEKLSRLKSDTNDENRPVAEKLYSELPETSFTRSISNPEAVMRRRRQQKLERKLQQFRSKDGGPDTGGTLKIYGSSLCPDVPYKTLLLSVGDSAAAVLREMLDKYGLSRHEPAHYCLVQVDTTDNSEYILEDDECPLAIVMTHPHRSSIMFHVRRRPAEGQPRRRKKKPSGGAGARPGTEPMLIEVTPDGTALENGRRLRVADVVEVGSVNGTALQLYGPSIQPRHCVLAPAEGGHSVTPLHADAQVYVNGRRVTHTTRLQHGCLLKFGRVSTFRFVDPAQENLINRNLSQSQHYGSGSIYDRSTADSGAMSPSSLASHPRDLLDDNDEDHPDDAAFDDDDNDNNNTLKPEESPRSTDSKHEFGRDEREHSSRTSHRLSYKDNYETTFDLDGNVETKSICSAKSGGSGHENRSGGGAWRPGQEAILPAVLEFPEAGQAQFLATVIARLDPHAPAFKLAPVYTLYLCARYRASTHYRPELTPTERAHKLTAFLHHVATLIHTTVQERRADSAAQAFWMANASELLHFLKCDRHICSFSTQAQESLPATVQNAFSNLVSCFAEELRGAVWALARGGGDDTEATAPVLQALAAAMVLLRRCRVNAALTIQLFSHLFHFINAIAFNKLVSEPNDITPRWGASLSARLALLAAWAERQGLELAADCHLARTHRAARLIQGEYRTAEEVRAALAACFKLNSVQVRALLSPLLPPELVEAAVAHARALADELYRADGREIELEESEWLGTALLIPGDGFSAEVVRGVPPGLAEFVAPLQRGGLCRLAPQPHAVGLWTVYMHAHAAPPRRPPDPTPQLIQLHKNANGMGLSIVAAKGAGQSKLGIYVKSVVAGGAAAADGRLAAGDQLLSVDGHSLVGISQENAAEYLVRTGPIVTLEVAKQGAVLHGLATLLHQPAYAQQRPGGAGGGVAGGRRASERDLPSRLAAEPVKPSKSTPALHQPPGPPPPQSPLSPQTPLSPGVRATASKSRSSHNLSSPPVDSFYQNLASVHDRRDSRWSSLRSSGGGRPQSAHFDEHHADLDRHQVNQANARAAKLAEMSEEVTRRQQLQYQHMQQHLQQQQQQQHSQQQMFHKPATPQMYAPAAYDASSQLTSQPGPQPVSHNIPSPGLQSLQGSMHGLHNIQGSQAFNSQNQQPTPQLYAPYGQPQRYEWVQAGPPSPQRSQPPVAPKPPGPRRPEIDPGDLGQLSPGTPARVRPDEEQYAASAQESASAYATHNPWQREERERQAEARRAAARARRDHTVAQLLALGAARTPAQSQQLRALQLERDFERRATQHQTDEGGNGEGSPEDESPPSEPLVERDSRLHAQYPQFPAPKSILKSNTRAETVNGFQTHSSSSEESRMSELSVNVSSMSVSAVTTASGEPVAPVAPTPPERGSSFAVMATRRPLSPQSPAGAGRDKRVSFHERASEPPPAPPASSPPPLDVPAAPREDPDRFLEEAESMLDEVAGGAAHASPSAAHTPGVIGAQEVYRDPRTRRLAEQRARAAPAPVPEHLSFKEKMKMFALESGEASTPKDKVGAPAARAEAPRRAQR
- the LOC123707711 gene encoding afadin isoform X1, whose amino-acid sequence is MVIDAVTRKMDAADKRMLDREALRNMIQQWNANRLDLFELSEPNENLEFHGVMRFYFQDSGQKIATKCIRVASDATVIDVIGTLIEKFRPDMRMLSLGSYTLWETHAPGDERQLEPHEKPLLVQLNWHADDREGRFLLKCCSQPDMPLSSINEKGDQNFKRKLSKREKKELKKKEKLSRLKSDTNDENRPVAEKLYSELPETSFTRSISNPEAVMRRRRQQKLERKLQQFRSKDGGPDTGGTLKIYGSSLCPDVPYKTLLLSVGDSAAAVLREMLDKYGLSRHEPAHYCLVQVDTTDNSEYILEDDECPLAIVMTHPHRSSIMFHVRRRPAEGQPRRRKKKPSGGAGARPGTEPMLIEVTPDGTALENGRRLRVADVVEVGSVNGTALQLYGPSIQPRHCVLAPAEGGHSVTPLHADAQVYVNGRRVTHTTRLQHGCLLKFGRVSTFRFVDPAQENLINRNLSQSQHYGSGSIYDRSTADSGAMSPSSLASHPRDLLDDNDEDHPDDAAFDDDDNDNNNTLKPEESPRSTDSKHEFGRDEREHSSRTSHRLSYKDNYETTFDLDGNVETKSICSAKSGGSGHENRSGGGAWRPGQEAILPAVLEFPEAGQAQFLATVIARLDPHAPAFKLAPVYTLYLCARYRASTHYRPELTPTERAHKLTAFLHHVATLIHTTVQERRADSAAQAFWMANASELLHFLKCDRHICSFSTQAQESLPATVQNAFSNLVSCFAEELRGAVWALARGGGDDTEATAPVLQALAAAMVLLRRCRVNAALTIQLFSHLFHFINAIAFNKLVSEPNDITPRWGASLSARLALLAAWAERQGLELAADCHLARTHRAARLIQGEYRTAEEVRAALAACFKLNSVQVRALLSPLLPPELVEAAVAHARALADELYRADGREIELEESEWLGTALLIPGDGFSAEVVRGVPPGLAEFVAPLQRGGLCRLAPQPHAVGLWTVYMHAHAAPPRRPPDPTPQLIQLHKNANGMGLSIVAAKGAGQSKLGIYVKSVVAGGAAAADGRLAAGDQLLSVDGHSLVGISQENAAEYLVRTGPIVTLEVAKQGAVLHGLATLLHQPAYAQQRPGGAGGGVAGGRRASERDLPSRLAAEPVKPSKSTPALHQPPGPPPPQSPLSPQTPLSPGVRATASKSRSSHNLSSPPVDSFYQNLASVHDRRDSRWSSLRSSGGGRPQSAHFDEHHADLDRHQVNQANARAAKLAEMSEEVTRRQQLQYQHMQQHLQQQQQQQHSQQQMFHKPATPQMYAPAAYDASSQLTSQPGPQPVSHNIPSPGLQSLQGSMHGLHNIQGSQAFNSQNQQPTPQLYAPYGQPQRYEWVQAGPPSPQRSQPPVAPKPPGPRRPEIDPGDLGQLSPGTPARVRPDEEQYAASAQESASAYATHNPWQREERERQAEARRAAARARRDHTVAQLLALGAARTPAQSQQLRALQLERDFERRATQHQTDEGGNGEGSPEDESPPSEPLVERDSRLHAQYPQFPAPKSILKSNTRAETVNGFQTHSSSSEESRMSELSVNVSSMSVSAVTTASGEPVAPVAPTPPERGSSFAVMATRRPLSPQYVAPRPRPPLPGRVETGRLQRRSLRRSPAGAGRDKRVSFHERASEPPPAPPASSPPPLDVPAAPREDPDRFLEEAESMLDEVAGGAAHASPSAAHTPGVIGAQEVYRDPRTRRLAEQRARAAPAPVPEHLSFKEKMKMFALESGEASTPKDKVKISRAQRDIDAVH
- the LOC123707711 gene encoding afadin isoform X2 produces the protein MVIDAVTRKMDAADKRMLDREALRNMIQQWNANRLDLFELSEPNENLEFHGVMRFYFQDSGQKIATKCIRVASDATVIDVIGTLIEKFRPDMRMLSLGSYTLWETHAPGDERQLEPHEKPLLVQLNWHADDREGRFLLKCCSQPDMPLSSINEKGDQNFKRKLSKREKKELKKKEKLSRLKSDTNDENRPVAEKLYSELPETSFTRSISNPEAVMRRRRQQKLERKLQQFRSKDGGPDTGGTLKIYGSSLCPDVPYKTLLLSVGDSAAAVLREMLDKYGLSRHEPAHYCLVQVDTTDNSEYILEDDECPLAIVMTHPHRSSIMFHVRRRPAEGQPRRRKKKPSGGAGARPGTEPMLIEVTPDGTALENGRRLRVADVVEVGSVNGTALQLYGPSIQPRHCVLAPAEGGHSVTPLHADAQVYVNGRRVTHTTRLQHGCLLKFGRVSTFRFVDPAQENLINRNLSQSQHYGSGSIYDRSTADSGAMSPSSLASHPRDLLDDNDEDHPDDAAFDDDDNDNNNTLKPEESPRSTDSKHEFGRDEREHSSRTSHRLSYKDNYETTFDLDGNVETKSICSAKSGGSGHENRSGGGAWRPGQEAILPAVLEFPEAGQAQFLATVIARLDPHAPAFKLAPVYTLYLCARYRASTHYRPELTPTERAHKLTAFLHHVATLIHTTVQERRADSAAQAFWMANASELLHFLKCDRHICSFSTQAQESLPATVQNAFSNLVSCFAEELRGAVWALARGGGDDTEATAPVLQALAAAMVLLRRCRVNAALTIQLFSHLFHFINAIAFNKLVSEPNDITPRWGASLSARLALLAAWAERQGLELAADCHLARTHRAARLIQGEYRTAEEVRAALAACFKLNSVQVRALLSPLLPPELVEAAVAHARALADELYRADGREIELEESEWLGTALLIPGDGFSAEVVRGVPPGLAEFVAPLQRGGLCRLAPQPHAVGLWTVYMHAHAAPPRRPPDPTPQLIQLHKNANGMGLSIVAAKGAGQSKLGIYVKSVVAGGAAAADGRLAAGDQLLSVDGHSLVGISQENAAEYLVRTGPIVTLEVAKQGAVLHGLATLLHQPAYAQQRPGGAGGGVAGGRRASERDLPSRLAAEPVKPSKSTPALHQPPGPPPPQSPLSPQTPLSPGVRATASKSRSSHNLSSPPVDSFYQNLASVHDRRDRWSSLRSSGGGRPQSAHFDEHHADLDRHQVNQANARAAKLAEMSEEVTRRQQLQYQHMQQHLQQQQQQQHSQQQMFHKPATPQMYAPAAYDASSQLTSQPGPQPVSHNIPSPGLQSLQGSMHGLHNIQGSQAFNSQNQQPTPQLYAPYGQPQRYEWVQAGPPSPQRSQPPVAPKPPGPRRPEIDPGDLGQLSPGTPARVRPDEEQYAASAQESASAYATHNPWQREERERQAEARRAAARARRDHTVAQLLALGAARTPAQSQQLRALQLERDFERRATQHQTDEGGNGEGSPEDESPPSEPLVERDSRLHAQYPQFPAPKSILKSNTRAETVNGFQTHSSSSEESRMSELSVNVSSMSVSAVTTASGEPVAPVAPTPPERGSSFAVMATRRPLSPQYVAPRPRPPLPGRVETGRLQRRSLRRSPAGAGRDKRVSFHERASEPPPAPPASSPPPLDVPAAPREDPDRFLEEAESMLDEVAGGAAHASPSAAHTPGVIGAQEVYRDPRTRRLAEQRARAAPAPVPEHLSFKEKMKMFALESGEASTPKDKVKISRAQRDIDAVH